In one window of Pseudanabaena sp. BC1403 DNA:
- a CDS encoding CPBP family intramembrane glutamic endopeptidase, which yields MLLTKSYLFSIVNLDRLNSYPAPIRIILFLITLLVLWLPIAAPMYLIWGEAVGVGLTILLYCGFLGLIWFWGRKIAKYSHPYRYYGLLFTRKNGRDFLLGLALGCVTLLIFFSSQVSLGWLAVQTVTWQQPLPDNLLPAIGVYFVDWQGAIFPGLLTSVGVGFAEELLFRGWILSELERDYSKTTALLGCSLVFAILHFIKPLNVILATWSQFLGLVMLSVALILARRRCDGRLGISIGLHGGLVWCYYIVNTTHWLKPTGAVPEWVTGINGNPIAGVMGIIFLSAISIGFRNFKKIKGA from the coding sequence TTGTTATTAACAAAATCCTACCTGTTTTCTATTGTGAATCTCGATCGCTTAAATTCTTATCCAGCACCAATACGCATCATTCTTTTTTTAATAACTCTATTGGTGCTATGGCTACCGATCGCAGCACCAATGTATCTAATTTGGGGTGAGGCGGTTGGTGTTGGTCTAACCATTTTGTTGTATTGCGGATTTTTGGGATTGATTTGGTTCTGGGGGCGCAAAATTGCTAAATATTCACATCCCTATCGCTATTACGGATTGTTATTTACCCGCAAAAATGGACGCGATTTTTTATTAGGTTTAGCGCTTGGCTGTGTAACCCTACTCATCTTTTTTAGCTCACAGGTGAGCCTTGGTTGGCTAGCGGTGCAAACTGTCACTTGGCAGCAGCCTTTACCAGATAATCTACTACCAGCGATCGGTGTATATTTTGTCGATTGGCAAGGCGCAATATTCCCAGGACTATTGACTTCCGTTGGCGTAGGGTTTGCGGAGGAATTGCTGTTTCGCGGTTGGATACTCTCAGAGCTAGAGCGCGATTATTCCAAAACTACAGCTTTACTCGGTTGCAGCTTAGTATTTGCAATTTTGCATTTCATCAAGCCCTTAAACGTCATTCTGGCTACATGGAGCCAATTTCTCGGTTTGGTGATGCTCAGTGTTGCGCTAATACTGGCAAGACGCAGATGTGATGGCAGATTGGGCATATCGATTGGCTTACATGGTGGTTTGGTTTGGTGCTATTACATCGTAAATACAACTCATTGGCTCAAACCAACAGGGGCTGTACCTGAATGGGTGACAGGTATTAATGGAAATCCGATCGCAGGTGTGATGGGAATTATTTTTTTAAGTGCGATCTCGATCGGATTTCGTAATTTCAAAAAAATCAAAGGTGCTTAG
- a CDS encoding response regulator gives MNSSSENKLKSNHKSKLLIVDDEEDNLDLLQRIFYRSHLILRAKNGFEALAILAKEPDVAVIVSDQRMPMMSGTEFLSQVAESYPDTLRIILTAHTDVRDLVEAINQSQVFKYITKPYKADSLVQIVQQATEIHKLLKLRTSKLRNDLENAEAKYKDIFENAIEGIFQTTIDGRYLIANSMLAQIYGYPSAESLMSNVTNIANQIYVNPLRRQEFINVLRTHDTVSNFESQVYRRDGTKIWISENVRAVREPDGTLIGFEGTVQDISQRKRAEAESQLLQCLTLEISAVNDFQTALEIALSKICQFTGWDYGEAWIPSGDGQTLICSPAWYSSIEGLEEFRQCSERISFPAGIGFPGRVWGNQRPEWIWDISLEAESHFLRKYPALECGLQSGLAIPVSADTNVVAIMAFFTRSPNDRDQQLVGLISAIAMQLGILMRRKRDEETLRLMNEELALARDRALEANHTKSTFVANMSHELRTPLNAIIGYSEMLQEDAALLGLDDFEDDLQKIYRSGKHLLDLINDILDMTKIEAGKLEIYYDNFDVPMLVWDASQTIQPLLLKNNNRLEIECDRQLGEIRADMTRVRQVLLNVLSNACKFTKSGVIKIQVTRQNSVLGEIFCFKISDTGIGISPENLQKLFQPFNQADSSTTRQYGGTGLGLAISHRLCQMMSGDITIISELGIGSTFTICLPVDCESASKKPPKQVQNPSSNLSTSPKYPPLKTEKPDNSHQKHPSVLVIAGDSILRQSTHSYLQHLGVFLYSSSNGKEGMQLVYQILPDAIILDMQTPSMNGVEVLKELKSQPLTSGIPIILLTINDEKPESFGIGANEFLFKPIDRDRLITIIGKYRSEQQSALSVLVIEDDPNTRAMLKRMLEKEHCIVSEAQDGHDALEVMAQNIPQLILLDLMMPNVDGFEFMHLLRLRQDTPSIPIIIITAKDLTNEDSNRLSGSVQKILQKPDYSYPQLLEEIVRRLYKLGVLATN, from the coding sequence ATGAATAGCTCATCAGAAAATAAACTCAAAAGCAACCACAAAAGCAAATTATTGATCGTTGATGATGAAGAAGACAACTTAGATCTACTTCAGCGTATTTTCTATCGAAGTCATCTCATCCTGCGAGCTAAAAATGGATTTGAGGCGTTGGCGATTTTAGCTAAGGAGCCAGATGTTGCGGTGATTGTCTCTGATCAGCGAATGCCCATGATGTCTGGGACGGAGTTTTTGAGCCAAGTAGCTGAAAGTTATCCTGACACTTTGCGGATTATTTTGACTGCCCATACCGATGTCCGCGATTTAGTAGAAGCGATTAATCAATCACAAGTTTTTAAATACATTACGAAGCCCTACAAGGCGGACAGCCTAGTTCAAATCGTGCAACAGGCGACTGAAATCCATAAACTCTTAAAATTAAGAACTTCCAAACTCCGCAACGATCTCGAAAATGCTGAGGCTAAATATAAAGATATTTTCGAGAATGCGATCGAGGGAATCTTTCAAACAACAATTGATGGACGCTATCTAATCGCCAATTCGATGCTAGCACAGATTTATGGTTATCCTTCTGCCGAATCTCTAATGAGTAATGTCACCAATATTGCCAATCAGATTTATGTCAATCCATTACGTCGCCAAGAATTTATTAATGTTTTACGGACACATGACACCGTTTCTAATTTTGAGTCTCAGGTCTATCGTCGCGATGGCACGAAAATCTGGATTTCGGAAAATGTGCGCGCAGTACGTGAACCTGATGGAACTCTAATTGGTTTTGAAGGTACTGTGCAGGATATTTCCCAGCGCAAAAGAGCTGAGGCAGAATCACAATTATTGCAATGTTTAACCTTAGAAATTAGTGCAGTCAATGATTTTCAAACAGCTTTAGAAATAGCTCTCTCCAAGATTTGTCAATTTACAGGATGGGACTATGGCGAAGCATGGATACCATCGGGGGACGGACAGACTTTGATATGTAGCCCTGCATGGTACAGCAGCATAGAGGGATTAGAAGAGTTTCGTCAATGTAGCGAGAGAATCTCTTTCCCCGCAGGAATTGGTTTTCCAGGAAGAGTTTGGGGAAATCAACGACCAGAATGGATTTGGGATATTTCTCTCGAAGCAGAATCACATTTCTTGCGCAAATATCCTGCTTTAGAATGTGGTTTGCAATCGGGGTTGGCGATTCCTGTCAGTGCCGATACCAATGTTGTCGCGATCATGGCGTTCTTCACCAGATCTCCCAACGATCGCGATCAGCAATTGGTGGGCTTAATCAGCGCGATCGCCATGCAGCTAGGTATATTGATGCGCCGTAAACGGGATGAAGAAACTCTCCGCTTGATGAATGAAGAACTAGCCCTAGCACGCGATCGCGCCTTAGAAGCAAATCATACTAAAAGCACCTTTGTTGCGAATATGAGTCATGAGTTGCGAACACCACTTAATGCGATTATCGGCTATAGCGAGATGTTGCAAGAAGATGCAGCTTTGCTGGGATTAGATGATTTTGAAGATGATCTCCAAAAAATTTATCGCTCTGGCAAGCATCTGCTGGATTTGATCAATGACATTTTAGATATGACCAAAATTGAAGCAGGCAAATTAGAAATTTATTACGATAATTTTGATGTGCCAATGCTGGTATGGGATGCAAGTCAAACAATTCAACCATTGTTACTCAAAAACAATAATCGTCTGGAGATAGAATGCGATCGGCAACTTGGGGAAATTCGGGCAGATATGACGCGCGTAAGACAAGTTCTCTTAAATGTTTTAAGTAATGCCTGTAAATTCACGAAATCAGGTGTAATTAAAATCCAAGTAACCCGCCAAAATTCGGTTCTAGGAGAAATTTTTTGCTTCAAGATTAGCGATACGGGAATAGGGATCAGTCCAGAAAATCTGCAAAAACTGTTTCAGCCATTTAACCAAGCTGATAGTTCCACGACGAGACAATATGGTGGAACAGGTTTAGGTCTTGCCATTAGTCATCGTCTTTGCCAAATGATGAGTGGTGATATTACTATTATCAGCGAATTGGGAATAGGCTCAACTTTTACAATTTGTTTACCAGTTGACTGCGAAAGCGCCTCTAAAAAACCGCCAAAACAAGTACAAAATCCTTCATCTAATTTATCAACATCGCCAAAATATCCACCACTGAAAACAGAGAAACCAGACAATTCGCATCAAAAGCATCCTTCCGTCTTAGTGATTGCTGGCGATTCGATACTACGTCAGTCTACTCATTCCTATCTCCAACATCTTGGAGTTTTCCTCTACTCATCTTCAAATGGGAAAGAGGGAATGCAATTAGTCTATCAAATTTTACCCGATGCCATTATCTTAGATATGCAAACACCCTCAATGAATGGGGTGGAAGTACTTAAGGAATTAAAGTCGCAACCTTTAACTTCTGGAATTCCAATTATTTTGCTGACCATTAATGATGAAAAACCTGAAAGCTTTGGGATTGGGGCAAATGAATTTTTGTTTAAGCCGATTGATCGCGATCGCCTAATTACGATCATTGGAAAATATCGGTCTGAGCAACAGTCAGCGCTTTCAGTGTTAGTGATCGAAGACGATCCTAATACTAGAGCAATGTTGAAGCGGATGCTGGAAAAAGAGCATTGTATTGTATCCGAAGCTCAGGATGGACATGATGCTTTAGAGGTAATGGCGCAGAACATTCCGCAATTAATTTTGCTCGATTTGATGATGCCCAATGTCGATGGTTTTGAATTTATGCATTTACTGAGGCTGCGACAAGACACTCCATCAATTCCGATAATCATCATTACCGCAAAGGATTTGACGAATGAAGACAGCAACCGTCTCAGTGGCTCGGTACAAAAAATCCTACAAAAACCTGATTATAGTTACCCTCAGCTACTGGAAGAAATTGTGCGCCGACTCTATAAATTAGGAGTCTTGGCAACCAATTAG
- the pruA gene encoding L-glutamate gamma-semialdehyde dehydrogenase codes for MVSQTQQANSKFESSLDISRYEAKTQEIAKKILSGTEKSSIWAKLSQLKDDLRLDDKLMAWTMENEGLRVQLFRLIDCLPALQSKAEIARHMQEYLTSDAVEVPALRALLNFSTDNRNSITATAAATTLSTAVGTLAKRYICGENLGEATKSIEKLRRDRFGFTMDLLGEAVISEVEAGEYLNRYIGMMEDLSNKAKNWGLIDQIDRADSEELKRVQVSVKLSAFYSQFDPLDPIKTTEKVSEPARVLLRKAQALGCGIHFDMEQYEFKSLTLQILKQVLTEPEFRDRTDVGITIQGYLRDSEQDLLELVEWAKQRGKPVTVRLVKGAYWDRETIRSYQQGWALPVFSDKVSTDANYERLIQILLENHQYLYAAIGSHNARSLAKAIAIVQTLNIPSRAFEAQCLYGMGDKFAKAIADMGYRVRVYCPFGDLIPGMSYLIRRLLENTANSSFLRISGESSDINKLIAAPVKTDRDLNYNGAPVQNVFDNFVNSSDRDYAINEEREAAQTALQQVRRQLGKTYLPIINGQVIETETYIESVNPANSSQVVGKIGLASIDQAEAAVKSAKSAFASWKKLSAKERGDILRKAADIMEEKREELIAWICWEVAKPIREGDGEVSEAIDFCRYYAKEMERLESGVQRNIPGEDNTYIYQPRGVVVVISPWNFPFAIALGMSVAAIAAGNTVILKPAEQSSVIGAKIAEVLQAAGLPTGVFNFLPAIGSTVGAHLVKHPDVHLIAFTGSQQVGCQIVTEASILRPKQKHMKRVIAEMGGKNGIIIDESADLDQAVVGVMNSAFGFAGQKCSACSRAIVLAPVYDNFMERLVEATRSLKVGEAHLPDTKFSAVIDEAAQQNILNYIAKGKETATLAFEGEVPNHGFYVPPTIFGDVDPDSAIAQEEIFGPVLAVIKAQSFDEALAIANGTNFALTGGLYSRTPSHIERAYREFEVGNLYINRGITGALVDRHPFGGFKLSGIGSKAGGRDYLLQFLEPRSITENTQRQGFAPLDGIE; via the coding sequence GTGGTTAGCCAAACGCAGCAAGCAAATAGCAAGTTTGAAAGTTCTCTAGATATCTCTAGGTATGAAGCGAAAACGCAGGAGATAGCTAAGAAGATTTTAAGTGGAACTGAAAAAAGTTCAATTTGGGCAAAACTATCGCAACTTAAAGATGATTTGCGCCTTGATGACAAGCTGATGGCTTGGACGATGGAAAATGAAGGCTTGCGGGTGCAATTATTTAGATTGATCGATTGCTTGCCAGCATTACAGAGCAAAGCTGAGATTGCAAGGCATATGCAAGAATATCTCACCAGCGATGCTGTCGAAGTTCCCGCTTTACGAGCCTTGTTAAATTTCAGTACCGACAATCGCAACTCGATTACGGCTACGGCGGCGGCAACAACCCTCTCGACTGCCGTGGGAACTCTCGCTAAGCGCTATATTTGCGGTGAAAATTTGGGCGAAGCAACCAAATCGATTGAGAAACTAAGACGCGATCGCTTTGGCTTTACGATGGACTTGCTTGGTGAGGCAGTCATTAGCGAAGTAGAGGCGGGTGAATATCTAAATCGCTACATCGGCATGATGGAAGATTTGTCTAACAAGGCGAAGAATTGGGGTTTGATCGATCAGATTGATAGAGCCGATAGTGAAGAACTGAAGCGCGTTCAGGTTTCTGTAAAGCTTAGTGCTTTCTATTCGCAGTTTGATCCACTTGATCCCATTAAAACTACGGAGAAAGTCAGTGAACCCGCTAGAGTCCTATTGCGTAAGGCGCAAGCTTTAGGCTGTGGCATCCATTTTGACATGGAGCAGTATGAGTTCAAATCACTGACATTGCAAATTCTCAAACAAGTTCTAACGGAACCAGAATTTCGCGATCGCACCGATGTTGGTATCACCATCCAAGGCTATCTCCGCGATAGCGAACAGGATTTATTAGAACTAGTCGAATGGGCAAAACAACGCGGTAAGCCTGTCACTGTTCGTCTAGTTAAAGGCGCATATTGGGATCGTGAAACCATTCGTTCCTATCAACAGGGTTGGGCTTTGCCAGTATTCTCTGACAAGGTTTCCACTGATGCCAACTATGAGCGCTTGATTCAGATTTTACTGGAAAATCATCAATATCTCTATGCGGCGATTGGCAGCCATAACGCACGTTCTCTCGCTAAGGCGATCGCGATCGTCCAAACCCTAAATATCCCCAGTCGCGCCTTTGAAGCTCAATGTCTCTATGGCATGGGTGACAAATTTGCCAAGGCGATCGCGGATATGGGTTATCGTGTGCGCGTGTACTGCCCCTTTGGTGATCTCATCCCAGGGATGTCTTATTTGATTCGCCGTTTGTTGGAAAACACTGCTAATAGTTCCTTTTTGAGAATTAGTGGTGAAAGTAGCGATATTAATAAATTGATTGCGGCTCCCGTCAAGACCGATCGCGATTTGAATTACAACGGCGCACCTGTTCAAAATGTGTTTGACAATTTCGTGAATTCTAGCGATCGCGACTATGCGATTAATGAAGAGCGAGAAGCTGCCCAAACTGCTTTACAACAGGTTCGCCGCCAACTTGGTAAAACCTATTTGCCGATCATCAATGGTCAAGTTATAGAAACGGAAACCTATATCGAATCCGTTAATCCCGCTAACTCTTCGCAAGTAGTCGGCAAAATCGGGCTAGCCAGCATCGACCAAGCCGAAGCCGCCGTGAAGTCAGCAAAATCCGCCTTTGCGTCATGGAAGAAACTAAGCGCTAAAGAACGAGGTGATATTCTCCGTAAAGCTGCGGACATCATGGAAGAGAAGCGCGAAGAATTGATTGCATGGATTTGTTGGGAAGTTGCCAAACCGATCCGCGAAGGTGATGGCGAAGTTTCTGAAGCGATCGATTTCTGTCGCTACTATGCTAAAGAAATGGAACGCCTCGAATCGGGTGTACAGCGCAATATTCCTGGGGAAGATAATACTTACATCTATCAACCTCGTGGCGTGGTGGTAGTAATTTCGCCTTGGAACTTTCCCTTTGCGATCGCATTAGGCATGAGTGTAGCCGCGATCGCCGCAGGTAATACCGTCATTCTCAAGCCCGCCGAACAGTCCTCCGTAATTGGCGCAAAAATTGCGGAAGTTCTCCAAGCCGCAGGCTTGCCCACAGGTGTATTTAACTTCTTGCCTGCGATCGGTTCCACCGTTGGTGCGCACTTAGTCAAACATCCCGATGTGCATCTGATCGCCTTCACAGGTTCGCAACAAGTTGGCTGTCAAATCGTCACCGAAGCTTCCATTTTGCGTCCTAAACAGAAACACATGAAGCGTGTCATCGCCGAAATGGGCGGCAAAAATGGCATCATCATCGATGAGAGCGCCGACCTCGATCAAGCCGTAGTGGGTGTAATGAATTCCGCCTTTGGTTTCGCTGGTCAGAAATGTTCCGCTTGTTCCAGAGCGATCGTCCTCGCGCCTGTATACGATAACTTCATGGAGCGTCTGGTGGAAGCAACGCGATCGCTAAAAGTTGGTGAAGCCCATCTCCCTGATACCAAATTCAGCGCCGTTATCGATGAAGCCGCCCAGCAGAACATTCTCAACTACATCGCCAAAGGTAAAGAAACCGCGACACTCGCCTTTGAAGGTGAAGTTCCCAATCATGGATTCTATGTACCACCAACGATTTTTGGCGATGTCGATCCTGATAGTGCGATCGCCCAAGAGGAAATCTTTGGTCCCGTACTGGCGGTAATCAAAGCACAGAGTTTTGATGAGGCTTTAGCGATCGCGAATGGTACAAACTTCGCGCTCACTGGTGGCTTATATTCGCGCACTCCTTCCCATATCGAACGTGCCTATCGCGAGTTTGAAGTTGGCAATCTCTACATCAATCGCGGCATCACAGGCGCATTGGTAGATCGCCATCCCTTCGGTGGTTTCAAGTTAAGCGGTATCGGTTCCAAGGCTGGCGGACGCGATTATCTATTGCAGTTCTTAGAGCCAAGGTCTATCACCGAAAACACTCAGCGTCAAGGCTTTGCACCTCTTGATGGTATCGAGTAA
- a CDS encoding thioredoxin family protein produces MDTVKIEILGTGCKKCQQLEANAKQAMANLNLTAEVSHITDPVEIAMRGVMSTPAMAINGKVVSKGQVISTDQIQPLLQR; encoded by the coding sequence ATGGATACGGTCAAAATTGAAATTTTGGGCACAGGCTGTAAAAAATGCCAACAGCTAGAGGCAAATGCGAAACAAGCTATGGCAAATCTCAATCTCACTGCTGAAGTTTCTCATATTACCGATCCTGTGGAAATTGCCATGCGTGGCGTGATGTCTACCCCAGCAATGGCGATTAATGGCAAGGTTGTCAGCAAAGGTCAAGTAATCAGTACAGACCAAATTCAACCGTTATTACAACGCTAA
- a CDS encoding DUF29 domain-containing protein: MLQTIEQKTTLCDRDLNLWLEKAIAKLIAGDFQNLDVENLIEELEGLAGRDRRDANSSED; the protein is encoded by the coding sequence ATGCTCCAGACTATCGAACAAAAAACTACGCTGTGTGATCGCGATCTGAATTTGTGGTTAGAAAAGGCGATCGCAAAATTAATAGCTGGTGATTTTCAAAATCTAGATGTAGAAAACTTAATTGAGGAGTTAGAAGGTTTGGCGGGTAGAGATAGGCGTGATGCGAACTCAAGCGAAGATTGA
- a CDS encoding TIGR01777 family oxidoreductase: protein MKIVVTGATGFVGEKLVERLHALGDRIVVLARNSQKATRQFPQDTFPNVEVIGYTPFELGDWAKAISGSDAVINLAGEPLAGVRWTEKRKQEIRDSRILTTKVLVEAIAKADVKPQILISGSAIGYYGTSLDKSFDEYSNAGDDFLANVCKDWEAAAEAVTSLGLRLVKLRTGIVLGMGGAIAKMLPIFQVGGGGKIGTGKQWFSWIHRDDLVELIIYALKNDQVTGALNATAPKAVTNSDFTVAFAKAIKRPAFLPVPAAALILVFGEGATVLLDGQRVVPHKAEINKFTFQYPDIDSALAQIFA, encoded by the coding sequence ATGAAAATTGTAGTGACGGGTGCTACTGGGTTTGTTGGTGAGAAATTAGTTGAGCGATTACATGCTTTAGGCGATCGCATTGTCGTCTTGGCGCGTAATTCTCAAAAAGCAACCCGTCAATTTCCCCAAGATACTTTTCCCAATGTTGAAGTAATTGGCTATACGCCTTTTGAATTGGGCGATTGGGCTAAGGCTATATCTGGTAGTGATGCAGTAATTAATCTGGCTGGTGAACCCCTCGCTGGTGTGCGCTGGACTGAAAAACGTAAGCAAGAGATCCGCGATAGTCGTATTTTAACGACAAAAGTGCTGGTTGAAGCGATTGCTAAGGCTGATGTGAAACCACAAATCTTAATTAGTGGCTCCGCAATCGGTTATTACGGCACGAGTCTTGATAAATCTTTTGATGAATATAGTAATGCGGGTGATGACTTTTTGGCTAATGTTTGCAAAGACTGGGAAGCTGCTGCTGAGGCGGTTACGAGCTTAGGTTTGCGTCTAGTCAAGCTAAGAACAGGAATTGTCTTGGGTATGGGTGGTGCGATCGCGAAAATGTTACCAATTTTTCAAGTTGGTGGCGGTGGCAAAATTGGTACTGGCAAGCAATGGTTTTCATGGATTCATCGCGATGATTTGGTGGAGCTAATTATCTATGCATTGAAAAATGATCAGGTCACTGGTGCGCTTAATGCTACTGCTCCTAAAGCAGTTACTAACTCAGATTTCACCGTTGCCTTTGCTAAAGCAATTAAACGTCCTGCCTTTTTACCTGTTCCTGCGGCGGCGTTGATTTTGGTATTTGGTGAAGGTGCAACGGTATTGCTAGATGGTCAGCGCGTTGTGCCACACAAAGCCGAGATTAATAAATTTACGTTCCAATATCCAGATATTGATTCAGCTCTAGCGCAAATCTTTGCTTAA
- the clpS gene encoding ATP-dependent Clp protease adapter ClpS: protein MSTETIKRPETIRKIAPRYRVLLHNDDYNSMEYVVETLMQVVNGLTQPQAVDIMMAAHASGCALVITCVQEHAEFYCEGLQSKGLTSTMEPES from the coding sequence ATGTCTACCGAAACTATTAAACGTCCAGAAACCATACGCAAAATCGCACCAAGATATCGAGTTTTATTACATAACGACGATTACAACTCAATGGAGTATGTCGTTGAAACCTTAATGCAAGTCGTAAATGGTCTTACGCAGCCGCAAGCTGTGGATATCATGATGGCAGCTCATGCTAGTGGCTGTGCTTTAGTAATTACCTGCGTACAAGAACATGCTGAGTTTTATTGTGAAGGTCTCCAAAGTAAGGGTTTAACCAGCACGATGGAGCCAGAGTCATAA
- a CDS encoding DUF86 domain-containing protein has protein sequence MPSRDWQLRITDILQAVQDIEQFTQGMTFEEFSKNKMVVQSVLYNFVIIGEASANIPEEIQLLHPTIPWRKMSDMRNIMAHEYFQVNLSIVWQTIHRNLPPILPKLEKVIENP, from the coding sequence ATGCCCTCTAGAGATTGGCAGCTAAGAATCACAGATATTTTGCAAGCCGTTCAAGATATCGAGCAATTTACGCAAGGGATGACTTTTGAAGAATTTAGCAAAAACAAGATGGTTGTCCAATCCGTGCTGTATAACTTCGTGATTATCGGTGAAGCATCCGCTAACATACCCGAAGAAATTCAATTACTTCATCCAACAATCCCTTGGCGCAAAATGAGTGATATGCGAAACATAATGGCACATGAGTATTTTCAAGTAAACCTGTCTATCGTTTGGCAAACAATTCATAGGAATTTACCGCCGATTTTGCCAAAACTGGAAAAGGTCATAGAAAATCCATGA
- a CDS encoding DUF29 domain-containing protein, with protein MTTLIEHILKRCYVKSEYDYAGWVVTIVMTRNDIQDISRTVSKFKKLYQ; from the coding sequence TTGACTACACTCATTGAGCATATTCTCAAGCGTTGCTATGTTAAGAGTGAGTATGACTATGCGGGGTGGGTTGTCACAATTGTGATGACTCGCAACGATATCCAAGATATTTCTCGAACAGTCTCCAAGTTTAAAAAGCTATATCAATAG
- the lpxA gene encoding acyl-ACP--UDP-N-acetylglucosamine O-acyltransferase, protein MPNTNITIHPRAIVHPNAKIGEGTSIGADAIVDEFVKIGDRCEIRARAIITGHTKIGNDNQIGYGAIVGSEPQDTSYKGAISFVEIGDRNVLREYVTVNRGTKEGSATKIGNDNLFFTGAHIAHNCSIGDRVILVNNVLLAGHVEVHDYAFMGGDSVVHQFTRIGSYAMIRGQTRLGMDVPPYCMAVDTNMVCGLNRLGLRRNGFGHDRRRTILSAYEVIYNSARNRTQAIEFLESDPEFANNPDIQLFCNFIKNSRRGICKLYEKGASRVEEDRD, encoded by the coding sequence ATGCCTAATACCAATATCACGATTCATCCCCGCGCCATCGTCCATCCCAATGCCAAGATTGGCGAAGGCACATCCATTGGAGCCGATGCCATTGTTGACGAATTTGTGAAGATCGGCGATCGCTGTGAGATTCGCGCTAGGGCAATCATCACTGGGCATACCAAGATTGGCAATGATAACCAAATAGGCTACGGGGCAATCGTTGGCTCTGAACCTCAGGACACTTCCTACAAAGGTGCAATTAGTTTTGTGGAAATCGGCGATCGCAATGTGTTGCGAGAGTACGTGACGGTCAATCGAGGTACGAAGGAAGGCTCAGCAACTAAAATCGGTAATGACAATTTATTTTTTACTGGTGCGCATATAGCCCATAACTGCTCGATCGGCGATCGCGTAATTTTAGTAAATAATGTGTTGTTGGCGGGTCATGTAGAAGTGCATGACTATGCCTTTATGGGTGGTGACTCAGTCGTGCATCAATTCACGCGCATCGGTTCCTATGCGATGATTCGCGGACAAACTCGCCTTGGGATGGATGTGCCGCCCTATTGCATGGCTGTTGACACAAATATGGTGTGTGGGCTAAATCGTCTTGGTCTACGTCGCAATGGTTTTGGACATGATCGCCGACGGACAATTCTCTCGGCATATGAAGTGATCTATAATTCCGCTCGCAATCGTACTCAAGCGATCGAATTTCTAGAGTCAGATCCCGAATTTGCTAACAATCCTGATATTCAATTATTCTGTAATTTTATTAAGAACAGCCGTCGCGGTATTTGTAAACTCTATGAGAAAGGCGCAAGCCGAGTCGAAGAAGATCGAGATTAG
- a CDS encoding nucleotidyltransferase family protein, with translation MQTLSMHRHELNRLGVKSLRLFGSVARDEARPDSDIDFLVEFVNEPSFFELFEVQYFLEDLFHCKIDLGMEESLKEHLREPVLKDVIYAL, from the coding sequence ATGCAAACGCTCTCCATGCATCGCCATGAACTAAACAGATTAGGCGTAAAATCTTTACGACTATTTGGTTCTGTAGCAAGAGATGAAGCAAGACCCGATAGTGATATTGACTTTTTAGTTGAATTTGTTAACGAACCTTCATTCTTTGAACTGTTTGAAGTGCAATATTTTCTTGAAGATCTATTCCATTGTAAAATCGACTTAGGAATGGAAGAATCATTGAAAGAGCATTTAAGAGAACCAGTACTCAAGGATGTGATCTATGCCCTCTAG